One Fibrobacterota bacterium genomic window carries:
- a CDS encoding transglutaminase domain-containing protein: MLRMFDFVALAQSKLAGLVDTCRSHEKILEEKQGGGWAYVKSAGVTVFKRPFMGQDSLASVQAAHLYRSGRYWLLVEMEELPDSSAPVHLRSGTPRLEVASDPGDLRSGDLRSGGVPSGSVPSRALRSGTPTQADAGSASGAANLFPVSRLAPSQAGLADRLRLRLTLRNGEAWEGLLPLGPGQVRLRALSPSDWIVENRKVAPGPRAAAPTSASDARWLSSNSFLVLTDTLLQATAASIAGKETDPQRIADAVYRWVSDRFHFRLGSVLFGASPEVLRNLTGDCSEAAVLTAALLRARGVPARIALGFASLGRGVFIGHAWCEARLGGEWVGVDAALREFPSGVERIKLAELDGRENLQIAATNLMMRLIANLDVQIEGAWKDGKPLPLKRFEGNAAEAEKYFQDILDGATEKP; encoded by the coding sequence ATGCTGCGCATGTTCGACTTCGTCGCCCTGGCCCAATCCAAATTGGCCGGCCTGGTCGACACCTGCCGCAGCCATGAAAAGATCCTGGAGGAGAAGCAGGGCGGAGGTTGGGCCTACGTCAAGTCGGCCGGGGTCACCGTCTTCAAGCGCCCCTTCATGGGCCAGGACTCCCTGGCCTCCGTGCAGGCCGCCCACCTCTACCGTTCGGGCCGGTACTGGCTTCTGGTGGAGATGGAAGAATTGCCCGATAGCTCGGCCCCCGTCCATCTGCGATCCGGTACGCCCAGGCTCGAAGTCGCTTCCGATCCGGGCGACCTTCGGTCGGGCGACCTTCGGTCGGGCGGCGTCCCGTCGGGCAGCGTCCCGTCGCGAGCCCTTCGGTCGGGAACGCCCACCCAGGCCGATGCCGGGTCGGCCTCAGGGGCCGCGAACCTGTTCCCGGTTTCGCGTTTGGCTCCCTCCCAAGCCGGCCTCGCCGATCGCCTGCGCCTGCGGCTCACCTTGAGGAATGGCGAAGCCTGGGAAGGCTTGCTCCCCTTGGGGCCGGGCCAGGTCCGCTTGCGCGCCCTCTCCCCTTCCGATTGGATCGTGGAGAATCGCAAGGTGGCCCCGGGGCCGCGCGCGGCCGCGCCCACTTCGGCCAGCGATGCCCGCTGGCTTTCGTCCAATTCCTTCCTGGTCCTTACCGATACCTTATTGCAGGCCACGGCCGCTTCCATCGCCGGGAAAGAGACCGATCCGCAACGCATCGCGGACGCCGTTTACCGCTGGGTCTCCGACCGTTTCCATTTCCGCTTAGGGTCCGTGCTTTTCGGGGCCAGCCCCGAGGTGCTGCGCAATCTGACGGGGGATTGCTCCGAGGCCGCCGTCCTCACGGCCGCATTGCTCCGCGCCCGCGGCGTGCCCGCGCGCATCGCCCTGGGATTCGCCAGCCTGGGCAGGGGGGTATTCATCGGACATGCCTGGTGCGAAGCCCGCCTGGGGGGAGAGTGGGTGGGCGTGGACGCGGCCCTGCGCGAGTTCCCGTCCGGCGTGGAACGGATCAAGCTGGCCGAGCTGGACGGCCGCGAGAACCTGCAGATCGCGGCGACCAACCTGATGATGCGGTTGATCGCGAATCTGGACGTGCAGATTGAGGGCGCCTGGAAAGACGGGAAGCCCTTGCCGCTGAAGCGCTTCGAAGGCAATGCGGCCGAGGCGGAGAAATACTTCCAGGACATCTTGGACGGAGCGACGGAGAAGCCCTAA
- a CDS encoding septum formation initiator family protein, whose translation MGIAGLGVYHVLTGPSGALNLLRLKREKARMESDLDSLAQRKRELQIEKARLERDSAYIERVARKDLGMARPDEKVFRFVPPKSPAK comes from the coding sequence TTGGGCATAGCGGGTTTGGGCGTATACCATGTCCTGACCGGTCCCAGCGGCGCCCTCAATCTGCTGCGTCTGAAGAGGGAAAAGGCGAGGATGGAATCGGACCTGGACAGCCTCGCCCAGCGTAAAAGGGAATTGCAGATCGAAAAGGCGCGCTTGGAGCGCGATAGCGCCTATATCGAAAGAGTCGCGCGCAAAGACCTCGGCATGGCCAGGCCCGACGAAAAGGTTTTCCGCTTCGTGCCGCCGAAAAGCCCCGCCAAATAA
- a CDS encoding RimK family protein, producing the protein MIRNICVVENPRHWKKRVPQIEFVSVEDYLFAPEWQDVRPLKIINLASNYGYLGSGYYVSLVAEARGHKVLPNISTMQALSKKEFYLIETDDLNAQIQKDLANISDNKYELSVYFGKNASKKYEKISRMFFNLFPCPFFKVYFRREKHWILTSIRSMSINSIPESHLGVFLEALSEFSINRWGIKRLNNSARYDLAILYNPNERFSPSDDAAIQKFIKAGKHNGLDVEVIEKKDFAHLPEFDGLFIRETTAIDHHTFRFAKKAEKEKIVVIDDPKSILYCTNKIFLNELFKREGIPRPKTFILSEDNLGQIYEHFSFPIIIKIPDGSFSRGVVKVEDPGELAATCKEYFKRSDYIIAQEYMPTEFDWRVGVFNGKALFACKYFMSRNHWQIINHKDDAKDGAHLTYPVEHVQPLIINTALRAARLIGDGLYGVDIKVVGKKPYVVEVNDNPNIDVGVEDQVLKDRLYNTIMEEFANRIDKLKARKDREPAMPAEIVKLLNLQVVR; encoded by the coding sequence ATGATCAGGAACATATGCGTGGTGGAGAATCCCCGCCACTGGAAGAAACGGGTCCCGCAGATCGAATTCGTGAGCGTGGAGGATTACCTCTTCGCCCCCGAATGGCAGGACGTGCGGCCATTGAAGATCATCAACCTGGCCAGCAATTACGGCTACCTCGGATCGGGGTATTACGTTTCGCTGGTGGCGGAGGCGCGCGGCCATAAGGTGCTGCCCAACATCTCCACCATGCAGGCGCTCTCGAAGAAGGAATTCTACCTCATCGAGACCGACGATCTGAACGCGCAGATCCAGAAGGATCTGGCCAACATCTCGGACAACAAATACGAGCTGTCGGTGTATTTCGGGAAGAACGCGTCCAAGAAATACGAGAAGATCTCGCGCATGTTCTTCAACCTGTTCCCTTGCCCCTTCTTCAAGGTCTATTTCCGCCGCGAGAAACACTGGATCCTCACCTCCATCCGCTCCATGTCCATCAACTCCATCCCCGAGTCGCACCTGGGGGTGTTCCTGGAGGCCTTGTCCGAATTCTCCATCAACCGGTGGGGCATCAAGCGGCTCAACAATTCGGCCCGCTACGATTTGGCCATCCTCTACAATCCGAACGAACGGTTCTCCCCTTCGGACGACGCGGCCATCCAGAAATTCATCAAGGCCGGCAAGCACAACGGCCTGGACGTGGAAGTCATCGAGAAGAAGGATTTCGCGCATCTGCCGGAATTCGACGGTCTATTCATCCGCGAAACCACGGCCATCGACCACCACACCTTCCGCTTCGCCAAGAAGGCGGAGAAGGAAAAGATCGTGGTTATCGACGATCCAAAATCGATATTGTACTGCACGAATAAAATCTTCCTGAACGAGCTGTTCAAGCGGGAAGGCATCCCGCGCCCGAAAACCTTCATCCTGTCCGAGGACAACCTGGGCCAGATCTACGAGCATTTCTCATTCCCCATCATCATCAAGATCCCCGACGGGTCGTTCTCGCGGGGCGTGGTGAAGGTGGAAGATCCGGGCGAATTGGCGGCGACGTGCAAGGAGTATTTCAAGCGTTCCGATTACATCATCGCGCAAGAGTATATGCCCACCGAGTTCGACTGGCGCGTCGGAGTATTCAACGGCAAGGCGCTTTTCGCTTGCAAATATTTCATGTCGCGCAACCACTGGCAGATCATCAACCATAAGGACGACGCCAAGGACGGGGCCCATCTGACCTATCCGGTCGAGCACGTGCAGCCGCTCATCATCAATACCGCCTTGCGCGCGGCCCGGCTCATCGGCGACGGGCTGTACGGGGTGGACATCAAGGTGGTGGGCAAGAAGCCCTACGTGGTGGAAGTGAACGACAACCCCAACATCGACGTGGGCGTGGAGGATCAGGTGCTCAAGGATCGCCTCTATAACACGATTATGGAGGAGTTCGCCAACCGCATCGATAAGCTGAAGGCGCGCAAGGACCGCGAGCCGGCCATGCCCGCCGAGATCGTCAAGCTCCTCAACCTGCAGGTGGTTCGATAA
- a CDS encoding DUF4412 domain-containing protein, translating into MPKRLPILPTFLFLFLLAAGGRAMAAAKGAGAGPFEGAIDLKLTMESGGGDLRLWMAGERAKLDLAITMNPLPTPLRMAVLLDAKAPRKATLVNDAMKSYSVIDLTDAPGADSAGGKYTLKEVGKEKLLGYACTHLTLTRPHELVDAWVTQELPDVYGVLRKLQQANPQFGAADAFRALDAAGKSGLPMRCIVVRDGQRVTTEVRKIERRTVPTSMFSVPTGYAQSDLAGAGTSQPTPEQIEQMKKMIQGALQGQ; encoded by the coding sequence ATGCCTAAACGCCTTCCGATCCTTCCCACCTTCCTCTTCCTTTTCCTATTGGCGGCCGGCGGCCGTGCCATGGCCGCAGCGAAAGGCGCCGGCGCGGGGCCCTTCGAAGGCGCGATCGATCTCAAGCTCACCATGGAAAGCGGGGGCGGCGATTTGCGCCTGTGGATGGCGGGGGAGCGCGCCAAGCTCGACTTGGCGATCACGATGAATCCCCTGCCCACGCCCCTCCGCATGGCCGTGCTGCTGGATGCCAAGGCGCCGCGCAAGGCCACCCTCGTCAACGATGCCATGAAATCCTATAGCGTGATCGATCTCACGGACGCGCCCGGGGCCGATTCCGCCGGGGGGAAGTATACCCTCAAGGAAGTGGGCAAGGAGAAGCTGCTCGGCTATGCCTGCACCCACCTGACCTTGACCCGGCCGCATGAATTGGTGGACGCATGGGTCACCCAGGAACTGCCGGACGTCTACGGCGTGCTGCGCAAGCTGCAGCAGGCCAATCCGCAATTCGGCGCGGCCGACGCCTTCCGCGCCCTGGACGCGGCCGGCAAGTCGGGCCTGCCCATGCGCTGCATCGTGGTGCGGGACGGCCAGCGCGTCACCACCGAGGTCCGGAAAATCGAACGTCGGACGGTGCCGACCTCCATGTTCTCGGTGCCCACGGGGTACGCCCAATCCGATCTCGCCGGGGCGGGAACGTCCCAGCCTACGCCTGAGCAGATCGAGCAGATGAAGAAGATGATCCAGGGAGCGTTGCAAGGGCAATGA
- a CDS encoding WbuC family cupin fold metalloprotein codes for MFARRLDAALMESTLARARVSPRRRANHCFHAPADRLQRMVIAALAGSYFPPHRHKDPDKLEIFTILSGRVLAITFDDAGGLDETALLSADPEERARGAVAQVEIPPGAWHTLAVLSPEAVIYEVIDGYFDAKTHKRFAPWAPSEADAEGAQAYLTDLIERCGAV; via the coding sequence ATGTTCGCCCGCCGCCTCGATGCCGCTTTGATGGAATCCACCCTGGCCCGCGCCCGGGTTTCCCCGCGCCGCCGGGCGAATCATTGCTTCCATGCCCCCGCCGATCGCCTACAGCGGATGGTGATTGCCGCCTTGGCGGGCAGCTACTTCCCGCCCCATCGCCACAAGGATCCGGATAAGCTGGAGATCTTCACCATCCTGTCTGGCCGGGTCCTGGCGATCACCTTCGACGATGCGGGAGGGTTGGACGAGACGGCCTTGCTCTCGGCCGACCCGGAGGAGCGGGCCCGCGGCGCGGTCGCCCAGGTGGAGATCCCGCCCGGCGCCTGGCATACCCTGGCGGTCTTGTCCCCGGAAGCTGTGATCTACGAAGTCATCGACGGCTATTTCGATGCCAAGACCCACAAGCGCTTCGCGCCTTGGGCGCCCTCCGAGGCCGATGCCGAAGGCGCCCAGGCCTATCTCACCGACCTTATCGAACGCTGCGGCGCGGTCTAG
- a CDS encoding outer membrane protein transport protein, which produces MRIFPKAGMVLAACWLSARADSFNHKIVLVGDKGAALGGAFAGLADDATATYYNPAGLTQIKNIKLNVSAQVVQYQKERIGIAEGTDIPYNSFNFSPTITAFSQRMGNWAYGFSVVTPLNDLFTGEQKIEGAYHDEGTGSWCSSEPGLNDPCYTRLSLSYYDVSKSTQIGPSIAFKYNDKISLGFSLYAIYNTELEKTAFGGWDGNYVDGNPDDLSRFHENNVTRSVTQTGLGGSAFFGALIRMSPDFSIGINLSPGSMVWVSRTEEQRVEDIWNDTVVSANSAPTTYAPEIYSTSRSERHTEVTAPSLSLGASWRPIDRLLLTAQTDYYLGSQYDYTGLTPDTGIALNRSGFERYAPLEQTYTILKKSVVDFSGGFEAVIYKGYSIACGGYTDFSQGPDDNRPASWDRNIDYYGFTVSLGMDKDLTQSRFGFSMAYGDASITHFQWTRLDGGRYVLESDPDHPDKVYRPRQNFDAYNFGLFLSSTLKI; this is translated from the coding sequence ATGCGCATTTTCCCGAAGGCCGGGATGGTCCTGGCCGCATGTTGGCTATCCGCGCGCGCGGATTCGTTCAACCATAAGATCGTGCTGGTGGGCGATAAGGGCGCGGCCTTGGGCGGCGCTTTCGCCGGGCTCGCCGACGACGCCACCGCCACCTACTACAACCCGGCCGGCCTTACCCAGATCAAGAACATCAAGCTCAACGTCTCGGCCCAGGTGGTGCAATACCAGAAGGAGAGGATCGGTATCGCGGAGGGGACGGACATCCCTTACAACTCCTTCAACTTCAGCCCCACCATCACCGCCTTCTCCCAGCGGATGGGCAATTGGGCCTACGGGTTCAGCGTGGTGACGCCGCTCAACGATCTTTTCACCGGAGAGCAGAAGATCGAAGGCGCCTACCACGACGAAGGCACGGGCTCTTGGTGCTCTTCCGAACCGGGCTTGAATGATCCCTGCTACACGCGGTTGAGCTTATCCTATTATGACGTTTCGAAATCGACCCAGATCGGCCCCAGCATCGCGTTCAAGTACAACGACAAGATCTCATTGGGGTTTTCCCTGTATGCCATCTACAATACCGAATTGGAAAAGACGGCGTTCGGCGGATGGGACGGGAACTACGTGGACGGGAACCCGGATGACTTGTCTCGCTTCCATGAGAACAACGTGACCCGTTCGGTGACCCAAACGGGATTGGGCGGATCGGCATTTTTCGGGGCCCTGATCCGCATGAGCCCGGACTTCTCCATCGGCATCAACCTTTCGCCGGGGAGCATGGTCTGGGTGTCCCGCACCGAAGAGCAGCGCGTGGAAGATATCTGGAACGATACCGTGGTCAGCGCGAATTCCGCGCCGACGACCTATGCGCCCGAGATCTATAGCACCTCGCGTTCGGAAAGGCATACCGAGGTCACCGCCCCCAGCCTTTCCCTCGGGGCGTCGTGGAGGCCCATCGATCGGCTTCTGCTCACGGCGCAAACCGATTACTATCTCGGCAGCCAATACGATTATACCGGCCTGACGCCGGACACCGGCATCGCCTTGAATCGCTCCGGCTTCGAACGCTACGCGCCGCTGGAGCAGACCTATACCATCCTGAAAAAATCGGTCGTCGATTTCTCGGGCGGTTTCGAAGCGGTGATATATAAAGGCTACTCCATCGCTTGCGGCGGTTATACCGATTTCAGCCAAGGCCCGGACGATAACCGGCCCGCCAGCTGGGATCGCAATATCGACTACTACGGTTTCACCGTTTCCTTGGGGATGGATAAGGATCTCACCCAATCGCGCTTCGGATTCAGCATGGCCTACGGGGACGCCTCCATCACCCATTTCCAATGGACCCGGCTCGACGGGGGCCGTTACGTCCTGGAGTCCGATCCCGACCACCCCGATAAGGTCTACCGCCCGCGCCAGAACTTCGACGCGTATAACTTCGGGCTATTCCTATCCAGCACCTTGAAGATATAG
- the dprA gene encoding DNA-protecting protein DprA encodes MLALSMASGVGPATFHRLMAAFGSAEAVFAASAAELTAVCPGLKTETLKAIQDGPNLRAVRFQEEACQRLRARIVCERSEAYPDPLRTLPQPPPFLFMAGEWRPEDRRAMAVVGTRFPSPYGSRMAREMALGLSEQGFTIVSGLARGIDTLAHKTALHCGARTLAVLGSALDWIYPSENSNLARDIARKGALISEFPMGMAPHATHFPRRNRLISALSLGTLVVEAGNDSGALITADFALDQGREVFAVPGAVHEPGSCGTHKLIREGAHLVERAADIVAVLQGTSQAVPARRFQTIAPITALLDEAGPFPDSPDLFSPEPAASGVAVEALPGPMHADAAVVPTGWINAPYPDATTASTALEAAAAGLDEEARSLLSLLGREAQTLDAIAEKARRKARLQDAKPHRLLTGLLELELKGRVKRMPGALFRLT; translated from the coding sequence ATGCTGGCCTTGAGCATGGCTTCGGGCGTCGGTCCCGCCACCTTTCATCGATTGATGGCCGCTTTCGGATCGGCAGAGGCGGTTTTCGCGGCCTCGGCGGCGGAACTGACCGCCGTGTGCCCGGGCCTCAAGACTGAAACCCTGAAAGCCATCCAGGACGGTCCCAACCTTAGGGCGGTCCGCTTCCAAGAGGAGGCCTGCCAGCGCTTGCGGGCGCGTATCGTTTGCGAGCGGTCGGAAGCGTATCCCGATCCATTGCGCACCTTGCCACAACCGCCGCCCTTCCTGTTCATGGCCGGAGAGTGGAGGCCGGAAGATCGGCGGGCCATGGCCGTGGTGGGGACGCGTTTCCCGAGCCCGTACGGATCGCGCATGGCCCGGGAAATGGCTTTGGGACTTTCCGAACAGGGTTTTACCATCGTTTCCGGCTTGGCCCGCGGTATCGATACCCTGGCCCATAAAACGGCTTTGCATTGCGGAGCCCGGACCCTTGCGGTACTGGGCTCGGCCCTCGATTGGATCTATCCTTCCGAAAATTCCAACCTGGCCCGGGACATCGCGCGTAAAGGTGCGCTCATATCCGAGTTCCCCATGGGCATGGCGCCGCATGCCACCCATTTCCCGCGCCGCAACCGGTTGATCAGCGCCCTTTCCCTGGGCACCTTGGTGGTGGAAGCGGGAAATGACAGCGGGGCGCTCATCACGGCCGACTTCGCGTTGGACCAGGGTCGCGAGGTTTTCGCCGTCCCCGGCGCGGTGCATGAACCCGGCAGCTGCGGCACCCATAAGCTGATCCGGGAGGGGGCCCATCTCGTGGAGCGCGCCGCGGATATCGTAGCGGTGTTGCAAGGCACTTCCCAAGCGGTCCCGGCCCGACGATTCCAAACGATCGCACCGATCACCGCCTTGCTCGATGAGGCCGGGCCCTTCCCGGATTCCCCTGATCTCTTTTCCCCCGAACCAGCCGCGTCCGGCGTGGCCGTGGAGGCCCTGCCCGGTCCCATGCACGCCGACGCGGCGGTCGTCCCCACCGGGTGGATCAATGCGCCCTACCCTGACGCGACTACTGCTTCCACCGCTTTGGAGGCCGCCGCGGCGGGGCTTGATGAAGAAGCGCGCTCCCTGCTCTCGTTGTTGGGCCGGGAAGCCCAGACCTTGGACGCCATCGCCGAAAAAGCCCGCCGCAAAGCGCGCCTTCAGGATGCCAAGCCCCATCGCCTTTTGACCGGCCTGCTCGAATTGGAACTGAAGGGCCGGGTGAAACGGATGCCTGGGGCCTTGTTCCGCCTCACCTAG
- a CDS encoding putative DNA-binding domain-containing protein, translating into MAQNREPENPPSLSLAALQAWFGSAIANPLPKRYGENPLAVSSPGLAESAAERLRSKGDLGGFDRLGVYNEQYWFRLVTVMQSDYTAAIHLMGLQEFNDWAVRYLQAHPPASPFLADLDAGFPGFLAAGYAGPLRDTVLQAIAYERALSKAFDAPDGATLAAAGLGPEALMAERLRLAPHVTPLHTDWDFAEYRGRCLADESLEATMDPPLRVSADLVVHREADLRVMKTEVPAAALALLRAFPGTLPEVFARLDGVLAPSDQALLEREVSGWFRDWAAEGWLCLDRESAE; encoded by the coding sequence ATGGCACAAAATCGCGAGCCGGAAAACCCTCCCTCCTTGTCGCTAGCCGCCCTGCAGGCGTGGTTCGGCTCCGCCATCGCCAACCCGCTTCCCAAGCGCTATGGCGAAAATCCTTTGGCGGTGTCTTCGCCCGGCTTGGCCGAATCGGCCGCCGAACGGCTCCGGTCCAAGGGGGACCTGGGCGGTTTCGATCGCTTGGGCGTGTACAACGAACAATATTGGTTCCGGCTGGTCACGGTGATGCAATCGGACTACACGGCGGCCATCCATCTGATGGGGCTTCAGGAGTTCAATGACTGGGCCGTGCGGTATTTGCAAGCCCATCCTCCCGCATCCCCTTTCCTGGCGGACCTGGACGCGGGATTCCCCGGCTTCTTGGCAGCCGGCTATGCGGGGCCGCTGCGGGATACGGTCCTGCAGGCGATCGCCTACGAGCGCGCGCTTTCGAAAGCGTTCGATGCCCCCGACGGGGCGACCCTCGCCGCCGCCGGCCTGGGCCCGGAGGCCTTGATGGCGGAGCGACTACGCTTGGCGCCGCACGTAACGCCATTGCATACCGACTGGGATTTCGCCGAGTACCGCGGCAGATGCCTGGCCGATGAAAGCTTGGAAGCGACGATGGACCCTCCCCTGCGCGTCTCCGCCGACCTCGTGGTCCATCGGGAGGCCGATTTGCGGGTGATGAAAACCGAAGTGCCGGCCGCCGCCCTGGCATTGCTGCGCGCCTTTCCGGGAACCTTGCCCGAGGTGTTCGCCCGGCTCGATGGGGTCTTGGCCCCTTCCGATCAGGCCTTGCTCGAGCGGGAGGTCTCCGGATGGTTCCGGGACTGGGCCGCGGAGGGATGGCTTTGCCTCGACCGCGAGAGCGCGGAGTAG
- a CDS encoding glutamate--cysteine ligase: MEFAQRTPSEEPKSWSLFQVYGVEIEYAIVRRNGLAVDASADRLLEALGGDPDAHPAAGNVEADNELAAHVLELKLRRPATDLAAQAGDFAAAVRAADGALRGWGCRLMPGGMHPFMDPARESGLWMHEDNAIYAAFDRVFGVRGHGWFNIQSVHLNLPFRGDAEFARLHSAISLLLPVLPALAASSPFHDGAHHGWLSGRLSHYVGNQKRLPQIIGGIVPEPAESESEYRDRILQPMFRAIAPHDPDGLLQEEWLNSRAAIARFSRGSIEIRCLDSQEGPTADLAVCRWAARALQHMIENGGDLAALHRKAPPGLLKAVFLEAARSGGGAALPDGFPFSAFGLEPQPTAGAFLRALTPRLFPADGLNGADAALYPRLNLILEQGSLAERLLRAAGSAPDPERLRSAYASLCDSLAADRAFLS, translated from the coding sequence GTGGAGTTCGCCCAGCGAACTCCTAGCGAGGAGCCTAAATCTTGGTCCCTCTTCCAGGTCTACGGCGTGGAGATCGAATACGCCATCGTCCGCCGGAACGGCTTGGCGGTGGACGCTTCCGCCGATCGGCTCCTGGAGGCGCTGGGGGGCGACCCGGACGCCCATCCCGCCGCAGGCAATGTCGAGGCCGACAACGAACTGGCCGCCCACGTGCTGGAGCTGAAACTCCGGCGGCCCGCGACGGACCTGGCCGCGCAGGCCGGGGACTTCGCCGCCGCCGTGCGCGCGGCCGATGGCGCCTTGCGAGGCTGGGGCTGCCGCCTCATGCCCGGCGGCATGCACCCCTTCATGGATCCGGCCCGCGAATCGGGCTTGTGGATGCACGAGGACAACGCCATCTATGCCGCCTTCGACCGCGTTTTCGGGGTGCGCGGGCATGGCTGGTTCAACATCCAGAGCGTGCACCTGAACCTGCCTTTCCGCGGCGACGCCGAATTCGCGCGCCTGCACAGCGCCATCAGCCTGCTGTTGCCCGTACTTCCCGCCCTGGCGGCGTCGAGCCCTTTCCACGACGGCGCCCATCATGGTTGGCTGAGCGGACGTTTGTCCCATTACGTGGGCAACCAGAAGCGCCTTCCCCAGATCATCGGCGGCATCGTGCCGGAGCCGGCGGAAAGCGAGTCCGAATACCGCGATCGGATATTGCAGCCCATGTTCCGCGCCATCGCCCCGCACGATCCGGACGGCCTCTTGCAGGAGGAATGGCTCAACTCGCGCGCGGCCATCGCGCGTTTCTCGCGCGGGTCCATCGAGATCCGCTGCCTGGACAGCCAGGAGGGGCCGACCGCGGATCTGGCGGTGTGCCGCTGGGCCGCGCGGGCATTGCAGCATATGATCGAGAACGGGGGCGATCTTGCCGCGCTCCATCGCAAGGCTCCGCCCGGATTATTGAAGGCGGTCTTCCTGGAGGCGGCCCGCAGCGGCGGCGGAGCGGCCTTGCCCGACGGATTCCCTTTTAGCGCCTTCGGCCTGGAACCTCAGCCCACGGCGGGCGCGTTCCTGCGGGCCCTGACTCCGCGGCTCTTCCCCGCCGACGGCCTGAACGGCGCGGATGCGGCCCTGTACCCCCGCTTGAATTTGATCCTCGAGCAGGGATCCCTTGCCGAGCGCCTTTTGCGCGCCGCGGGATCCGCTCCGGACCCGGAGCGTTTGCGGAGCGCGTACGCTTCGCTATGCGACAGCCTTGCGGCCGATCGCGCTTTCCTAAGCTGA
- a CDS encoding DMT family protein produces MTTILLLLVSNIFMTFAWYGHLKFRSEVLWKAILASWGIALLEYCFQVPANRIGSYRFTPSQLKILQEIITLGVFAVFTTIYFKEQLRWNYAAAGLCMMGAAYFVFKK; encoded by the coding sequence ATGACGACCATCCTCCTCCTGCTCGTCTCGAACATTTTCATGACCTTCGCCTGGTACGGGCACCTCAAGTTCCGGAGCGAGGTCCTTTGGAAGGCGATCCTCGCCAGTTGGGGTATCGCCTTGCTGGAGTACTGTTTCCAAGTGCCCGCCAACCGCATCGGGTCGTATCGATTCACGCCTTCCCAGCTTAAGATTCTCCAGGAAATCATCACCCTAGGCGTTTTCGCAGTGTTCACCACCATCTATTTCAAGGAACAACTGCGCTGGAACTACGCCGCCGCGGGGCTTTGCATGATGGGCGCCGCGTATTTCGTGTTCAAGAAGTAA
- a CDS encoding excisionase family DNA-binding protein encodes MLTTGEVAKLFHVSAQTVINWLDQGRMPYERIGRGPRRLTEEAVMRYVEEIGISPEALDEEIYARATKAAAAYRNATGPAVVVTDPELKVIAWNEASRTLYGHTQVEMLGKPLSKIVAKVQGSDSSLETLVRAPWQDKSLQIEAMQETRYGKQLHGLMTVSRFYMDGMLAGYVVACKEKGKK; translated from the coding sequence ATGCTAACTACAGGGGAAGTGGCGAAGCTGTTCCATGTATCGGCCCAGACCGTCATCAACTGGCTCGATCAAGGCCGGATGCCCTATGAGCGGATCGGCCGGGGACCGCGGCGCCTCACCGAAGAAGCGGTCATGCGTTACGTGGAGGAAATCGGCATCTCTCCCGAAGCCCTCGACGAAGAGATTTACGCCCGCGCCACCAAGGCCGCTGCCGCCTACCGGAACGCCACCGGTCCGGCCGTGGTCGTAACCGATCCCGAGCTCAAGGTCATCGCCTGGAACGAAGCTTCCCGTACCCTATATGGGCACACCCAGGTCGAGATGTTGGGCAAACCCCTCAGCAAGATCGTCGCGAAGGTCCAAGGCTCCGACTCCAGCCTGGAGACCCTGGTACGCGCGCCCTGGCAGGACAAATCCCTCCAGATCGAAGCCATGCAGGAAACCCGTTATGGGAAGCAATTGCATGGGCTCATGACGGTCTCGCGCTTCTACATGGACGGCATGTTGGCCGGCTACGTGGTGGCTTGCAAGGAAAAGGGCAAAAAGTAA